In a genomic window of Candidatus Competibacteraceae bacterium:
- a CDS encoding class I SAM-dependent methyltransferase, with protein sequence MESGYLPDWLIRIGVRRLWVDRANPPFVTLQTQFANIEHAELPVGFFQNVLGPRLHYSAGWWPDEARDLETAEAAMLALICERAELGFDQDILELGCGWGSLTLWLAEFYPDSRFVAVSTSRSQRDFIEARCRERGFTNVRATVGPNDLAADRRFDRVLSVATFERRPHDPGGLHPLHGRLKLGGKLFVQTDGLQPGGDLPSRFQHGLKLEDQWPCNGRHYQRTLEAWLANLDQQRDTILALFRPCYGPDQAERWLQRWRILFMARAERFGRRAGERWGVSHYRFSST encoded by the coding sequence ATGGAGTCTGGTTACCTGCCAGATTGGCTGATCCGAATCGGTGTCCGTCGGCTGTGGGTCGACCGCGCGAACCCTCCTTTCGTCACCCTCCAAACCCAATTCGCCAACATCGAGCACGCCGAGCTTCCCGTCGGTTTTTTTCAGAATGTGCTGGGCCCCAGATTGCACTACAGCGCCGGTTGGTGGCCAGACGAGGCGCGCGATCTGGAAACCGCCGAAGCCGCCATGCTGGCGCTGATCTGCGAGCGGGCCGAACTCGGTTTCGATCAGGACATTCTGGAATTGGGCTGCGGCTGGGGTTCGCTGACCTTGTGGCTGGCCGAGTTTTATCCCGACTCAAGATTCGTGGCGGTCTCGACTTCCCGGTCCCAACGGGACTTCATCGAAGCGCGCTGCCGAGAACGCGGTTTCACCAACGTTCGAGCGACCGTCGGCCCGAACGACTTGGCCGCCGACCGCCGCTTCGACCGGGTGCTGTCGGTGGCAACGTTCGAGCGCCGACCTCATGACCCTGGAGGGCTGCACCCGCTTCATGGCCGGCTCAAACTCGGTGGCAAGTTGTTCGTCCAAACCGACGGCTTGCAACCCGGGGGCGATCTGCCCTCACGCTTTCAGCACGGTTTGAAACTGGAAGACCAGTGGCCCTGCAACGGCCGTCATTACCAGCGTACCCTGGAAGCTTGGCTGGCGAATCTGGACCAACAACGTGACACCATCCTGGCGCTGTTCCGGCCATGCTACGGGCCGGATCAGGCGGAACGCTGGTTGCAGCGCTGGCGCATCTTGTTCATGGCCCGCGCCGAACGGTTCGGGCGGCGCGCGGGCGAGCGCTGGGGCGTCTCCCACTATCGCTTCAGCAGCACCTGA
- a CDS encoding glutathione S-transferase family protein, whose translation MRPQLVIGNKAYSSWSLRPWLAARHGGIDFEEIRIPLYTPDSVAQIRHYSPSGKVPAWREGEFVVWESLAICEYLAEQVPTLWPSDPKARAVARSISTEMHAGFTALRTSMTMNARARGRNVPVTPEIAADIDRIAAIWTDCRQRFGTGGPWLFGAFSIADAMFGPVVLRFVPYGVNRPGVVDDYVANFMADPHLKAWIAAAEQETEVLEPFEMGR comes from the coding sequence ATGCGTCCGCAATTAGTGATTGGTAATAAAGCCTATTCTTCCTGGTCGTTGCGGCCGTGGCTGGCGGCGCGGCATGGCGGAATCGACTTCGAGGAAATCCGCATTCCGCTGTATACGCCGGATTCAGTAGCGCAAATCCGCCACTACTCGCCATCCGGCAAGGTGCCAGCCTGGCGCGAAGGCGAGTTCGTGGTGTGGGAATCGCTGGCGATTTGTGAATATCTGGCGGAGCAGGTGCCGACGCTATGGCCGTCCGATCCCAAAGCACGGGCAGTGGCGCGTTCGATCAGCACCGAAATGCACGCCGGATTTACCGCCTTGCGCACCAGCATGACCATGAACGCTCGCGCCCGTGGTCGCAACGTGCCGGTGACGCCAGAAATCGCCGCTGACATCGACCGCATCGCCGCCATCTGGACGGATTGTCGTCAACGCTTTGGCACGGGCGGGCCGTGGTTGTTTGGCGCGTTTTCCATCGCCGACGCCATGTTCGGGCCGGTGGTGCTGCGCTTCGTGCCTTATGGCGTCAATCGGCCCGGCGTGGTCGATGACTACGTAGCCAATTTCATGGCCGATCCGCATCTCAAAGCGTGGATCGCCGCCGCCGAGCAAGAAACCGAAGTGCTGGAACCATTTGAAATGGGCCGCTAA
- the leuD gene encoding 3-isopropylmalate dehydratase small subunit: MKSFTQLDGLVVSVDRANVDTDAIIPKQFLKSIKRTGFGDFLFDEWRYHDHGEPGMDCTHRPRRTEFSLNQERYRGATILLARENFGCGSSREHAVWALEEYGIRCMIAPSFADIFFSNSFKSGLLPIKLDADFVERLFREVEATPGYRLTVDLAAQTVKTPGGETFGFEVDPFRKECLLNGWDDIGLTLRHADEIRAYENRRRQDAPWLFA; the protein is encoded by the coding sequence ATGAAATCCTTTACCCAATTGGATGGCTTGGTGGTGTCGGTGGATCGGGCCAATGTCGATACCGACGCCATCATCCCCAAGCAGTTTTTGAAGTCGATCAAGCGCACCGGCTTCGGTGATTTTCTGTTCGACGAATGGCGTTATCACGACCACGGTGAGCCAGGCATGGATTGCACCCATCGGCCGCGTCGCACCGAATTCAGTCTGAATCAGGAACGCTATCGGGGCGCAACCATCCTGCTGGCGCGGGAGAATTTCGGCTGCGGCTCTTCGCGTGAACACGCGGTGTGGGCGCTGGAGGAGTACGGCATTCGCTGCATGATCGCGCCCAGTTTCGCCGATATTTTCTTCTCCAACAGCTTCAAATCGGGCTTGTTGCCGATCAAGTTGGATGCCGATTTCGTGGAGCGCTTGTTCCGCGAGGTCGAAGCGACGCCGGGTTATCGGCTGACCGTGGATTTGGCGGCGCAGACGGTAAAAACGCCGGGCGGCGAGACTTTCGGCTTTGAGGTCGATCCGTTCCGCAAGGAATGCCTGTTGAACGGCTGGGACGACATCGGCCTGACCTTGCGCCACGCCGATGAGATTCGCGCTTACGAGAACCGGCGGCGGCAGGACGCGCCGTGGTTGTTTGCCTGA
- the surE gene encoding 5'/3'-nucleotidase SurE: MRILISNDDGYQSPGLLRLAAALSELAEITVVAPDRDRSGASNSLSLKNPLYVARHDNGFYSVEGTPTDCVHVAITGLLEQEPDMVVSGINHGPNLGDDVIYSGTVAAAMQGRFLGLPAIAISQAAYQPEHLDTAARAALWLVKRLPERTLPPDIILNVNVPDLPWEQLAGFQATRLGHRHKAEPVIKSADPRGRPIYWVGPSGPEQDAGPGTDFHAVRERFISITPLQVDLTRHAALPALKGWLDGPTP, from the coding sequence ATGCGCATCCTGATCAGCAACGACGACGGCTATCAATCGCCGGGCCTGCTCCGCCTGGCCGCCGCCTTGAGCGAACTGGCCGAGATTACCGTGGTGGCGCCCGACCGCGACCGCAGCGGCGCCAGCAACTCGCTCAGCCTCAAAAATCCGCTCTACGTCGCCCGCCATGACAACGGTTTTTACAGCGTCGAAGGCACGCCGACCGACTGCGTCCACGTCGCTATCACCGGCTTGCTGGAACAGGAGCCGGACATGGTGGTCTCGGGCATCAACCACGGTCCCAACCTCGGCGATGATGTCATCTATTCCGGCACGGTGGCGGCGGCGATGCAAGGCCGCTTTCTCGGCTTGCCAGCCATCGCCATTTCGCAAGCCGCCTACCAACCCGAACATCTCGATACCGCCGCCAGGGCCGCGCTCTGGCTGGTGAAACGCCTGCCCGAGCGAACCCTGCCGCCCGATATCATTCTCAACGTCAACGTGCCGGATTTACCGTGGGAGCAATTGGCCGGCTTTCAAGCCACTCGGCTCGGCCACCGCCACAAGGCCGAACCGGTCATCAAGAGCGCCGATCCGCGCGGCCGCCCGATTTACTGGGTGGGTCCGTCCGGCCCCGAACAGGACGCCGGACCGGGTACGGATTTCCATGCCGTGCGGGAACGCTTCATCTCGATCACCCCCTTGCAAGTCGACCTGACCCGTCATGCGGCGCTGCCGGCCCTGAAGGGTTGGCTGGACGGTCCGACGCCCTGA
- a CDS encoding Smr/MutS family protein codes for MSKPFVLDPQDRELFQRTVGAVRPLRCDRIDPVTLRATPIPRFSLADERQVLADMVSDYFEPADLETGEELYYRREGVQQAVLRKLRRGQFQVGAVLDLHGMTVAAAREVLAVFLQRARRDNLHCVRIIHGKGNGSRHRGPVLKQKINHWLRQRDEILAFCSARAVDGGTGAIYVLLRRRP; via the coding sequence ATGAGCAAGCCGTTCGTGCTCGATCCCCAAGATCGGGAGCTGTTTCAACGAACCGTCGGCGCGGTCAGGCCGTTGCGCTGTGACCGGATCGATCCCGTCACGCTTCGAGCGACTCCGATCCCGCGCTTCAGTTTGGCCGACGAGCGGCAAGTGTTGGCCGACATGGTCTCGGACTATTTCGAGCCGGCGGACTTGGAGACCGGCGAGGAATTGTACTACCGCCGCGAGGGCGTGCAGCAGGCCGTGCTGCGCAAGTTGCGGCGCGGCCAGTTTCAGGTCGGCGCGGTGCTGGACCTGCACGGCATGACCGTCGCCGCCGCTCGGGAAGTGCTGGCCGTTTTTCTGCAACGTGCCCGCCGCGACAACCTGCATTGCGTGCGCATCATCCACGGCAAGGGCAACGGTTCCCGCCACCGAGGACCCGTGCTCAAGCAAAAGATCAACCATTGGTTGCGCCAGCGCGACGAGATCTTGGCTTTTTGTTCGGCCCGCGCGGTCGATGGCGGAACCGGCGCGATCTATGTGCTGTTGCGGCGCAGGCCGTGA
- the leuB gene encoding 3-isopropylmalate dehydrogenase: MTHKVLVLPGDGIGPEIAPEGAKILQCLQQEYGLDITLEYGLLGGCAVDVLGEPYPAETRRQAHEADAILLGAVGGPQWNTLERPLRPERGLLAIRSDLELFANLRPAALFPQLAAASSLKPELVAGLDVLIVRELNGDIYFGQPRGIRTLESGEREGFNTMLYRESEVERIARVAFEAARKRHRKLCSVDKANVLETSELWRETVERVARDYPDVALSHQYVDNAAMQLVRAPKQFDVIVTGNLFGDILSDCAAMLTGSIGMLPSASLDAKGKGLYEPIHGSAPDIAGKGAANPLASILSAAMLLRHSLNEPEHAARVEHAVSQVLDQGLRTLDIMAEGMTPVGTQAMGDAVVAALVGD; encoded by the coding sequence ATGACGCATAAAGTGTTGGTGCTGCCCGGCGATGGCATCGGCCCGGAAATCGCCCCGGAAGGGGCGAAAATCCTGCAATGCTTGCAACAGGAATATGGGCTGGATATTACGCTGGAGTACGGCTTGCTCGGTGGCTGCGCGGTGGATGTGTTGGGCGAGCCGTACCCGGCGGAAACTCGCCGTCAAGCGCATGAGGCCGACGCCATTCTGCTTGGCGCGGTCGGTGGCCCGCAGTGGAACACGCTGGAGCGGCCGTTGCGCCCCGAACGTGGCTTGCTGGCAATTCGTAGCGATCTGGAACTGTTCGCCAATCTGCGCCCGGCGGCGCTATTTCCGCAACTGGCGGCGGCATCCTCGCTCAAGCCGGAATTAGTGGCCGGCCTGGATGTGCTGATCGTGCGCGAGTTGAACGGCGACATTTATTTTGGCCAGCCGCGCGGCATCCGTACCTTGGAAAGCGGCGAGCGGGAAGGTTTCAACACCATGCTCTACCGCGAATCCGAAGTCGAGCGGATTGCACGGGTGGCGTTTGAGGCCGCGCGCAAACGTCACCGCAAGCTCTGTTCGGTAGATAAGGCCAACGTATTGGAAACGTCCGAACTATGGCGGGAAACGGTCGAGCGAGTAGCGCGGGATTATCCGGATGTGGCGCTGTCTCATCAGTATGTGGATAACGCCGCGATGCAGCTGGTCCGCGCGCCCAAGCAGTTCGACGTGATTGTGACCGGCAATCTGTTCGGCGACATTCTGTCCGACTGCGCCGCGATGCTGACCGGCTCCATCGGCATGTTGCCCTCGGCCTCACTGGATGCGAAGGGCAAGGGGCTATATGAACCGATTCACGGCTCCGCACCTGACATTGCGGGCAAAGGCGCAGCCAATCCGTTGGCGAGCATTTTGTCGGCGGCGATGCTGTTGCGCCATAGCTTGAATGAGCCGGAACACGCCGCGCGGGTGGAACACGCTGTCAGTCAGGTGCTGGATCAAGGTTTGCGGACACTGGATATTATGGCCGAAGGGATGACGCCGGTTGGAACGCAGGCGATGGGCGATGCGGTGGTGGCGGCGTTGGTAGGGGATTGA
- a CDS encoding glycosyltransferase family 2 protein yields the protein MQTAPLISLIIPAHNAEDFLVECLESILSQTYQSIEIIVVDDGSTDKTAEIAHKYQPRIRYFHQNASGGPATPRNVGLAHSHGDYLCFFDSDDLMVQGCLSKQVDFLERHPDAGMVFCNYINFAKDKFYRTPHFQSCPEFWHTLSNKEEMILQTPCRVLAKENFGIMGTLMIRRSMLKYEKGFNENLTASVDFYFYYKLARFTQVGINNYVGQLRRLHEGNITNAHNKSTVLNMGIYSYRLLCETEQDKEAKILLNKCISTWCSERARFNANHGDYLQSFQDEWRALFNDFCFDRLSKSLKSFARTALMAVGIHNPQDEVYRG from the coding sequence ATGCAGACCGCACCCCTCATTTCATTGATTATACCTGCGCATAATGCAGAAGACTTTCTTGTGGAATGCCTGGAAAGCATTTTATCCCAGACGTACCAAAGTATTGAAATTATTGTTGTGGATGATGGTTCTACGGATAAAACCGCTGAAATCGCTCACAAGTATCAGCCTCGTATACGTTATTTCCATCAGAATGCCAGTGGCGGGCCGGCGACTCCCAGGAATGTTGGGCTGGCGCACAGTCATGGCGACTACCTGTGTTTTTTTGATAGTGATGATCTGATGGTTCAGGGCTGCCTTTCAAAACAAGTTGATTTTTTAGAGAGACATCCTGATGCTGGCATGGTTTTTTGTAATTATATAAATTTTGCGAAGGATAAATTTTATAGAACCCCTCATTTTCAATCCTGCCCTGAATTCTGGCATACCCTTAGTAATAAGGAAGAAATGATTTTGCAAACCCCGTGCAGGGTCCTTGCCAAAGAAAATTTTGGTATTATGGGTACTCTGATGATAAGGCGCTCGATGCTGAAATACGAAAAGGGGTTTAATGAAAATCTGACAGCTAGTGTAGATTTTTATTTTTATTATAAATTAGCCCGTTTCACCCAAGTGGGGATCAATAATTATGTCGGACAGCTCCGAAGGTTGCATGAGGGCAATATAACGAACGCTCATAATAAATCGACAGTATTAAACATGGGTATTTATAGCTATAGGCTATTATGTGAAACTGAACAAGATAAAGAAGCTAAGATTTTATTAAATAAATGCATTTCTACTTGGTGTTCCGAACGGGCGCGTTTTAATGCTAATCATGGGGATTATCTCCAATCCTTTCAAGATGAGTGGCGGGCGCTTTTCAATGATTTTTGTTTTGATCGATTATCAAAATCTTTGAAAAGCTTTGCTCGAACAGCGTTGATGGCTGTTGGTATACATAATCCACAAGACGAGGTTTATAGGGGTTAA
- a CDS encoding ferritin produces MASEGYHEPIDELSVQTRDMHRAIVSLMEELEAVDWYNQRVDACKDKSLKAILAHNRDEEKEHASMLLEWIRRKDPKFDEELKGYLFTDKPIRDDHD; encoded by the coding sequence ATGGCGAGCGAAGGTTATCACGAACCCATCGACGAACTGTCCGTGCAAACCCGCGACATGCACCGGGCCATCGTTTCCTTGATGGAAGAATTGGAGGCGGTGGATTGGTATAACCAGCGGGTCGATGCCTGCAAGGATAAATCCTTGAAAGCGATTCTCGCGCACAATCGAGATGAGGAAAAAGAACATGCGTCCATGCTTTTGGAATGGATTCGCCGCAAAGACCCGAAGTTCGATGAAGAATTGAAAGGCTATCTCTTCACCGACAAGCCGATCCGCGACGACCACGACTGA
- a CDS encoding cytochrome b, with translation MLKNSATHYGAVTRFLHWSVFLLFVYQYLSANIMTRLARDQLVLGLTQSNYYDWHKSIGLLLLGLALVRWLWRKLTPLPEWAPTLSAAERAISHRNEDLLYGCMFLLPISGYLFVMAGGFGVKLFGLHELANPVGKHELLATLARVVHIVVGYAAVVVIAWHVGLGLKHHLFDRDRFLNRMLPFRRG, from the coding sequence ATGCTGAAAAATTCCGCCACACACTACGGTGCAGTCACTCGATTCTTACACTGGTCGGTGTTCCTGCTGTTCGTCTATCAGTACCTCAGCGCCAACATCATGACCCGTCTCGCGCGGGACCAGCTGGTGCTCGGCTTGACTCAAAGCAATTATTACGACTGGCACAAATCCATCGGTTTGTTGCTGCTCGGTCTGGCGCTGGTGCGCTGGCTATGGCGTAAACTGACACCGCTGCCGGAGTGGGCGCCGACGCTGTCGGCGGCGGAGCGGGCGATCTCGCACCGCAATGAAGACTTGCTGTACGGCTGCATGTTTCTGTTGCCCATCAGCGGCTATCTGTTCGTCATGGCGGGCGGTTTCGGAGTCAAGCTGTTCGGACTGCACGAGCTGGCGAACCCCGTCGGCAAGCACGAGTTGCTGGCCACGCTGGCGCGGGTCGTTCATATCGTCGTCGGTTATGCCGCCGTGGTGGTCATCGCCTGGCATGTCGGACTCGGCCTCAAGCACCACCTGTTCGACCGGGATCGGTTTTTGAATCGAATGTTGCCGTTCAGGCGGGGATGA
- the leuC gene encoding 3-isopropylmalate dehydratase large subunit translates to MAGKTLYDKLWDAHVVHADPDGTTLLYIDRHLVHEVTSPQAFESLKLTGRQPWRRESMVAMADHNTPTDPGFTTIADPVSRLQVETLDANARNLNLRYFPIGDQRRGIVHVVGPEQGATLPGMTIVCGDSHTSTHGAFAALAFGIGTSEVEHVMATQCLIQKKAKSMLVRVDGQLGPGVTAKDIILAIIGQIGTAGGTGYAVEFGGSAIQALSMEGRMTICNMAIEAGARAGMVAVDEKTIDYIKGRPFAPQGEVWERAVAAWRELHSDADAHFDKVIPLDAATLQPQVTWGTSPEMVTSVDGAVPDPSREADPVKRQSIEQALRYMGLQPNTPMTQIKLDRVFIGSCTNGRIEDLRAAAAVIKGRKVASTLKQALVVPGSGLVKQQAEAEGLDQIFTAAGFEWREQGCSMCLAMNADRLLAGEHCASTSNRNFEGRQGVGGRTHLVSPAMAAAAALAGHFVDVRHF, encoded by the coding sequence ATGGCCGGTAAAACCCTGTATGACAAACTCTGGGACGCGCATGTGGTGCACGCTGATCCCGATGGCACCACGCTGCTCTATATCGACCGCCACTTGGTGCATGAGGTCACCTCACCGCAGGCGTTTGAGAGTTTGAAGCTGACCGGCCGTCAGCCGTGGCGGCGGGAATCGATGGTGGCGATGGCGGATCACAACACCCCGACCGATCCCGGTTTCACCACCATCGCCGATCCGGTGTCGCGGCTCCAGGTCGAAACCCTGGACGCCAACGCGCGCAATCTGAATTTGCGCTATTTCCCGATTGGGGATCAACGGCGCGGCATCGTCCATGTGGTCGGCCCGGAGCAGGGCGCGACCTTGCCCGGTATGACCATCGTCTGTGGCGATTCGCACACCTCGACCCATGGCGCATTTGCGGCGCTGGCTTTCGGTATCGGCACCTCTGAAGTCGAGCATGTGATGGCGACCCAATGCCTGATCCAGAAAAAAGCTAAGTCGATGCTGGTACGGGTCGATGGTCAATTGGGGCCGGGCGTGACTGCCAAGGACATTATTCTGGCGATCATCGGCCAAATCGGCACAGCGGGCGGCACCGGCTACGCGGTCGAATTCGGCGGCTCGGCGATTCAGGCGCTGAGCATGGAAGGCCGCATGACCATCTGCAACATGGCGATTGAAGCCGGGGCGCGGGCGGGCATGGTGGCGGTGGACGAGAAAACCATCGACTACATCAAAGGTCGGCCGTTTGCGCCGCAAGGTGAGGTGTGGGAACGGGCGGTTGCCGCCTGGCGCGAGTTACATAGCGACGCCGACGCTCATTTCGATAAAGTTATCCCGCTCGACGCAGCGACGCTGCAACCGCAAGTAACTTGGGGCACTTCGCCGGAAATGGTGACCTCGGTTGATGGCGCGGTGCCCGATCCGAGCCGTGAAGCCGATCCGGTCAAGCGCCAGAGCATCGAACAAGCCTTGCGGTATATGGGGTTACAGCCGAATACACCGATGACACAAATCAAGCTGGATCGGGTGTTTATCGGTTCCTGCACCAACGGCCGCATCGAGGATTTACGGGCGGCGGCGGCGGTCATCAAAGGTCGCAAAGTCGCATCGACCTTGAAACAAGCCTTGGTGGTGCCGGGTTCCGGTTTGGTGAAGCAGCAAGCGGAAGCTGAAGGGCTGGATCAGATTTTCACCGCCGCCGGGTTTGAATGGCGCGAGCAGGGTTGCTCAATGTGTCTGGCGATGAACGCCGACCGCTTGTTGGCGGGCGAGCATTGCGCCTCGACCTCGAATCGCAATTTCGAGGGTCGGCAGGGTGTGGGCGGTCGCACTCATCTGGTGAGTCCGGCGATGGCGGCGGCGGCGGCGCTGGCCGGGCATTTCGTCGATGTCCGCCACTTTTAG
- a CDS encoding LysR family transcriptional regulator translates to MDIASLHAFVTIADHGSFSSAANRLHVTQPAVSKRIATLEEELNVRLFDRLGRTVRLTEAGTLLLPRARRILAEVDDSRRALRNLSGLVTGTLTLATSHHIGLHRLPPVLRIFTARYPRVRLDMRFMDSEVACAVMLRGETELAIITLPPDVEAPLETLPLWPDPLVIVASRTHPLARSPVTDLKQLAEHPAILPSEATFTRRIFEQELARLDASISIAFATNYLETIKMMVAVGLGWSVLPRTMLDGDLVEIPIAGLSLERMLGVVRHTGHTLSNAAKALLNILQDPSMFEEIKNDFRTCATDISGSVQPIDP, encoded by the coding sequence ATGGACATCGCCAGCCTGCACGCTTTTGTCACTATCGCCGACCACGGTTCGTTTTCATCTGCCGCCAACCGCTTGCATGTCACGCAACCGGCCGTCAGCAAACGGATCGCCACGCTGGAAGAAGAATTGAACGTCCGCCTGTTCGACCGCTTGGGCCGGACGGTGCGTCTGACTGAGGCAGGAACGCTGTTACTGCCGCGGGCGCGGCGGATTCTGGCCGAAGTGGATGACAGCCGCCGGGCGCTGCGCAATCTCTCTGGCCTCGTCACCGGCACCCTGACGCTCGCCACCAGCCACCACATCGGCCTGCACCGTTTGCCACCGGTATTGCGAATCTTTACCGCCCGCTACCCGCGAGTGCGATTGGATATGCGCTTCATGGATTCGGAAGTCGCTTGCGCGGTGATGCTGCGCGGTGAGACGGAGCTGGCGATCATCACGCTACCACCCGACGTCGAAGCGCCGTTAGAGACTTTGCCCTTATGGCCCGATCCGCTAGTCATCGTTGCGTCGCGCACTCACCCGCTCGCGCGCTCGCCCGTCACCGATCTGAAGCAGTTAGCCGAACATCCCGCTATTCTGCCGAGCGAGGCCACGTTCACCCGGCGCATCTTCGAGCAGGAACTAGCGCGCCTTGATGCGAGTATTTCGATCGCCTTCGCCACTAATTACCTGGAAACCATCAAGATGATGGTCGCGGTCGGCCTAGGCTGGAGCGTGTTGCCACGCACCATGCTAGATGGTGATTTGGTGGAAATCCCGATTGCTGGCTTAAGCCTGGAGCGAATGTTAGGGGTAGTAAGGCACACCGGCCACACCCTATCGAATGCGGCAAAAGCATTGCTAAATATTTTGCAAGACCCATCGATGTTTGAAGAGATTAAAAATGATTTCAGAACGTGTGCTACAGACATTTCAGGCAGCGTTCAACCTATTGACCCCTAA
- a CDS encoding SDR family oxidoreductase, with the protein MEPTSLSLPNHVALITGGGRGIGAATAEALARKGARVIVASRTESELTATVARLRAAGLNAAYQVLDVADDAAVQTVFEGIAVEFGRLDILINNAAILLSGAFAELELADWDQLMAVNLRGAMLCARQAFRLMQDRGGSIVNVSSLGGVQNTEKFPGYAAYTVSKFALTGLTEALAAEGQDRNIRVNGVAPGAVDTVMLRNAAPHLRTRTTPADVAKVIAFLCDPTESGCMTGATLTINSNL; encoded by the coding sequence ATGGAACCTACATCTTTATCCCTGCCAAATCACGTCGCGCTGATCACCGGCGGCGGTCGGGGCATCGGCGCCGCCACCGCCGAAGCGCTGGCGCGCAAGGGCGCTCGCGTCATTGTGGCCAGCCGAACTGAATCCGAGCTGACCGCCACGGTCGCGCGACTGCGCGCCGCCGGCCTCAATGCGGCGTATCAAGTGCTGGATGTTGCTGACGATGCGGCGGTGCAAACGGTCTTTGAAGGAATCGCTGTCGAATTTGGCCGGCTCGATATCCTGATCAACAACGCCGCCATTCTGCTGAGTGGCGCGTTTGCGGAGCTGGAGCTGGCCGACTGGGACCAGTTGATGGCCGTGAACCTGCGCGGCGCAATGCTGTGCGCGCGACAAGCGTTTCGGTTGATGCAAGATCGCGGCGGTAGCATCGTCAATGTATCCTCGCTAGGAGGGGTGCAAAATACCGAGAAATTTCCTGGATACGCCGCCTACACAGTCAGCAAATTCGCCTTGACCGGCCTGACCGAGGCACTGGCGGCCGAAGGCCAAGACCGCAATATTCGGGTCAACGGCGTCGCGCCGGGCGCGGTGGACACGGTCATGCTGCGCAATGCCGCGCCACATCTGCGCACTCGCACCACCCCCGCCGACGTGGCCAAGGTCATTGCGTTTCTGTGTGATCCCACCGAATCGGGTTGCATGACCGGTGCGACTCTGACCATCAACAGCAACCTGTAA